A stretch of Acipenser ruthenus chromosome 1, fAciRut3.2 maternal haplotype, whole genome shotgun sequence DNA encodes these proteins:
- the LOC117411717 gene encoding YTH domain-containing protein 1-like isoform X2, which yields MAVDRRDEKDGELNVLDDILTEAPDQDDELYNPESEHDINEKKGSKRKNDRGDHNDSKRPRSSGHYTRQAVKRAAGSTISSSSKKPMNARGRHSSDYKNEEYHYDRSKDCADRKNHSVRGSSSRDAQKPVSRRKDSDRRIKPLMAEVPQKLRRTSVESGRASRSSKEGANSDEYGSDQETGSSASSEGNNSEDEGMDEEGVECDKVDGEDEEEDEEEEGEEEDEDEEYEQEEVDQRERNEENDYDTRSEASDSESESVSFSEGESIRSGSGSEASDKEKKEKKRARGISPIVFDRSGSSASESYAGSEKKHDKLSSSVRAVRKDPTSKLKYILRDARFFLIKSNNHENVSLAKAKGVWSTLPVNEKKLNAAFRSARSVILVFSVRESGKFQGFARLSSESHHGGSPIHWVLPAGMNAKMLGGVFKIDWICRRELPFTKTAHLSNPWNEHKPVKIGRDGQEIELECGTQLCLLFPPDESIDLYQVIHKMRHKRRINSQPRSRGRPARREPGRDVGRRRPEEFDMQSRKRPRIDYPPEFPQRPGFMKDPRNQHVDRRFTGVRRDVFLNGSYNDYMREFHHSIGPPPPWQGMPPYPGMEQPPHHPYYQHHPPPPQPHPPYSGHHPVPHDTRYRDKRVHDYDMRVDDFLRRTQAVVSGRRSRPRERDRERERDRPRDTRRDRERDRGRERDRERERIRDREKERGRYRR from the exons ATGGCGGTCGACAGAAGGGACGAGAAAG ATGGTGAACTTAATGTGTTGGATGACATCCTGACTGAGGCACCTGATCAAGATGATGAGCTGTACAACCCTGAGAGTGAACATGACATTAATGAGAAAAAAG GATCAAAGAGGAAAAATGATCGAGGCGACCATAACGACAGCAAAAGGCCAAGATCTTCAGGCCATTATACCAGGCAAGCTGTCAAGAGAGCTGCAGGTTCCACcataagcagcagcagcaagaaaCCCATGAATGCCAGAGGCAGACATTCTTCAGACTACAAGAATGAGGAATATCACTATGATAGAAGTAAGGACTGTGCTGACAGAAAGAACCACTCTGTAAGAGGGAGCAGCTCCAGGGATGCTCAAAAACCTGTGAGCAGAAGAAAGGATTCAGACAGGAGGATTAAACCATTAATGGCAGAGGTACCACAG AAACTGCGTCGCACCAGTGTGGAAAGCGGGAGGGCAAGCCGCTCTTCCAAAGAGGGTGCAAACTCAGACGAGTACGGGTCTGACCAGGAGACAGGAAGCTCGGCATCCTCTGAGGGAAACAACTCTGAGGACGAGGGGATGGATGAGGAGGGAGTTGAGTGTGATAAAGTTGATGGggaggatgaagaggaggatgaagaggaggagggagaggaggaggatgaggatgaggagtaTGAGCAAGAGGAGGTAGATCAGCGGGAGAGGAATGAAGAAAATGACTACGACACTCGCAGTGAGGCCAGCGACTCTGAATCCGAGTCGGTGTCTTTCTCCGAGGGGGAATCTATTAGATCTGGATCAGGATCTGAAGCTTCAG ATAAGGAGAAAAAAGAGAAGAAGCGGGCTAGAGGGATTTCTCCAATCGTTTTTGATAGAAGTGGAAGCTCAGCTTCAGAATCTTATGCAG GGTCAGAGAAGAAGCATGACAAACTTTCATCCTCTGTGCGAGCTGTTCGCAAAG atcCAACAAGTAAGCTGAAATATATACTTCGAGACGCAAGGTTTTTCCTTATTAAGAGTAATAACCACGAAAATGTCTCCCTGGCCAAAGCTAAG ggGGTGTGGTCCACACTTCCAGTAAACGAGAAGAAGCTAAATGCTGCATTTAGATCAGCCAGAAGTGTTATCTTGGTATTCTCTGTGAGAGAAAGTGGAAAGTTTCAGG GTTTTGCAAGGCTTTCATCGGAATCCCACCACGGAGGGTCACCAATACATTGGGTTTTACCAGCGGGAATGAATGCAAAAATGCTTGGGGGTGTGTTCAAAATTGACTGGATTTGCag ACGTGAGCTGCCCTTCACAAAAACTGCACACCTCTCAAATCCATGGAATGAACATAAGCCAGTGAAAATTGGACGTGATGGACAG gaaattGAATTGGAATGTGGAACTCAGCTTTGCCTACTGTTTCCTCCTGATGAAAGTATTGACTTGTATCAGGTGATTCATAAAATGCGCCACAAGAGGAGGATAAATTCTCAACCACGCTCGAGAGGACGCCCCGCCCGCCGAGAACCAGGTCGCGATGTGGGAAG GCGTCGACCAGAGGAATTTGACATGCAAAGCAGAAAAAGACCAAGGATTGACTATCCACCTGAATTTCCTCAGAGACCAG GTTTCATGAAAGACCCTCGAAATCAACATGTAGACAG ACGTTTTACAGGAGTGCGACGGGATGTGTTTCTAAATGGG TCTTACAATGATTATATGAGGGAATTTCATCACAGCATCGGGCCACCCCCTCCCTGGCAGGGAATG CCCCCCTATCCTGGAATGGAACAGCCACCACATCATCCTTATTACCAGCATCATCCACCACCACCTCAACCTCACCCACCATACTCCGGACATCACCCAGTGCCACATGACACCAGATACAGAGACAAACGTGTG CATGATTATGACATGAGAGTGGACGACTTCTTGCGGCGCACACAGGCAGTGGTGAGCGGGCGCAGGAGCCGTCCCCGGGAAAGGGACAGGGAACGTGAGCGCGACAGACCCAGGGACACACGCCGAGACAGAGAACGCGACAGGGGCCGGGAGAGAGACCGAGAGAGGGAGCGGATCAGGGACAGGGAGAAGGAAAGGGGAAGATACCGAAGATAA
- the LOC117411717 gene encoding YTH domain-containing protein 1-like isoform X1 → MAVDRRDEKDGELNVLDDILTEAPDQDDELYNPESEHDINEKKGSKRKNDRGDHNDSKRPRSSGHYTRQAVKRAAGSTISSSSKKPMNARGRHSSDYKNEEYHYDRSKDCADRKNHSVRGSSSRDAQKPVSRRKDSDRRIKPLMAEVPQKLRRTSVESGRASRSSKEGANSDEYGSDQETGSSASSEGNNSEDEGMDEEGVECDKVDGEDEEEDEEEEGEEEDEDEEYEQEEVDQRERNEENDYDTRSEASDSESESVSFSEGESIRSGSGSEASDKEKKEKKRARGISPIVFDRSGSSASESYAGSEKKHDKLSSSVRAVRKDPTSKLKYILRDARFFLIKSNNHENVSLAKAKGVWSTLPVNEKKLNAAFRSARSVILVFSVRESGKFQGFARLSSESHHGGSPIHWVLPAGMNAKMLGGVFKIDWICRRELPFTKTAHLSNPWNEHKPVKIGRDGQEIELECGTQLCLLFPPDESIDLYQVIHKMRHKRRINSQPRSRGRPARREPGRDVGRRRPEEFDMQSRKRPRIDYPPEFPQRPGFMKDPRNQHVDRRFTGVRRDVFLNGALPSWPRQTSQEQHKSYNDYMREFHHSIGPPPPWQGMPPYPGMEQPPHHPYYQHHPPPPQPHPPYSGHHPVPHDTRYRDKRVHDYDMRVDDFLRRTQAVVSGRRSRPRERDRERERDRPRDTRRDRERDRGRERDRERERIRDREKERGRYRR, encoded by the exons ATGGCGGTCGACAGAAGGGACGAGAAAG ATGGTGAACTTAATGTGTTGGATGACATCCTGACTGAGGCACCTGATCAAGATGATGAGCTGTACAACCCTGAGAGTGAACATGACATTAATGAGAAAAAAG GATCAAAGAGGAAAAATGATCGAGGCGACCATAACGACAGCAAAAGGCCAAGATCTTCAGGCCATTATACCAGGCAAGCTGTCAAGAGAGCTGCAGGTTCCACcataagcagcagcagcaagaaaCCCATGAATGCCAGAGGCAGACATTCTTCAGACTACAAGAATGAGGAATATCACTATGATAGAAGTAAGGACTGTGCTGACAGAAAGAACCACTCTGTAAGAGGGAGCAGCTCCAGGGATGCTCAAAAACCTGTGAGCAGAAGAAAGGATTCAGACAGGAGGATTAAACCATTAATGGCAGAGGTACCACAG AAACTGCGTCGCACCAGTGTGGAAAGCGGGAGGGCAAGCCGCTCTTCCAAAGAGGGTGCAAACTCAGACGAGTACGGGTCTGACCAGGAGACAGGAAGCTCGGCATCCTCTGAGGGAAACAACTCTGAGGACGAGGGGATGGATGAGGAGGGAGTTGAGTGTGATAAAGTTGATGGggaggatgaagaggaggatgaagaggaggagggagaggaggaggatgaggatgaggagtaTGAGCAAGAGGAGGTAGATCAGCGGGAGAGGAATGAAGAAAATGACTACGACACTCGCAGTGAGGCCAGCGACTCTGAATCCGAGTCGGTGTCTTTCTCCGAGGGGGAATCTATTAGATCTGGATCAGGATCTGAAGCTTCAG ATAAGGAGAAAAAAGAGAAGAAGCGGGCTAGAGGGATTTCTCCAATCGTTTTTGATAGAAGTGGAAGCTCAGCTTCAGAATCTTATGCAG GGTCAGAGAAGAAGCATGACAAACTTTCATCCTCTGTGCGAGCTGTTCGCAAAG atcCAACAAGTAAGCTGAAATATATACTTCGAGACGCAAGGTTTTTCCTTATTAAGAGTAATAACCACGAAAATGTCTCCCTGGCCAAAGCTAAG ggGGTGTGGTCCACACTTCCAGTAAACGAGAAGAAGCTAAATGCTGCATTTAGATCAGCCAGAAGTGTTATCTTGGTATTCTCTGTGAGAGAAAGTGGAAAGTTTCAGG GTTTTGCAAGGCTTTCATCGGAATCCCACCACGGAGGGTCACCAATACATTGGGTTTTACCAGCGGGAATGAATGCAAAAATGCTTGGGGGTGTGTTCAAAATTGACTGGATTTGCag ACGTGAGCTGCCCTTCACAAAAACTGCACACCTCTCAAATCCATGGAATGAACATAAGCCAGTGAAAATTGGACGTGATGGACAG gaaattGAATTGGAATGTGGAACTCAGCTTTGCCTACTGTTTCCTCCTGATGAAAGTATTGACTTGTATCAGGTGATTCATAAAATGCGCCACAAGAGGAGGATAAATTCTCAACCACGCTCGAGAGGACGCCCCGCCCGCCGAGAACCAGGTCGCGATGTGGGAAG GCGTCGACCAGAGGAATTTGACATGCAAAGCAGAAAAAGACCAAGGATTGACTATCCACCTGAATTTCCTCAGAGACCAG GTTTCATGAAAGACCCTCGAAATCAACATGTAGACAG ACGTTTTACAGGAGTGCGACGGGATGTGTTTCTAAATGGG GCACTCCCTAGCTGGCCACGTCAAACCTCCCAAGAGCAGCACAAG TCTTACAATGATTATATGAGGGAATTTCATCACAGCATCGGGCCACCCCCTCCCTGGCAGGGAATG CCCCCCTATCCTGGAATGGAACAGCCACCACATCATCCTTATTACCAGCATCATCCACCACCACCTCAACCTCACCCACCATACTCCGGACATCACCCAGTGCCACATGACACCAGATACAGAGACAAACGTGTG CATGATTATGACATGAGAGTGGACGACTTCTTGCGGCGCACACAGGCAGTGGTGAGCGGGCGCAGGAGCCGTCCCCGGGAAAGGGACAGGGAACGTGAGCGCGACAGACCCAGGGACACACGCCGAGACAGAGAACGCGACAGGGGCCGGGAGAGAGACCGAGAGAGGGAGCGGATCAGGGACAGGGAGAAGGAAAGGGGAAGATACCGAAGATAA
- the LOC117411717 gene encoding YTH domain-containing protein 1-like isoform X4: MAVDRRDEKDGELNVLDDILTEAPDQDDELYNPESEHDINEKKGSKRKNDRGDHNDSKRPRSSGHYTRQAVKRAAGSTISSSSKKPMNARGRHSSDYKNEEYHYDRSKDCADRKNHSVRGSSSRDAQKPVSRRKDSDRRIKPLMAEVPQKLRRTSVESGRASRSSKEGANSDEYGSDQETGSSASSEGNNSEDEGMDEEGVECDKVDGEDEEEDEEEEGEEEDEDEEYEQEEVDQRERNEENDYDTRSEASDSESESVSFSEGESIRSGSGSEASGSEKKHDKLSSSVRAVRKDPTSKLKYILRDARFFLIKSNNHENVSLAKAKGVWSTLPVNEKKLNAAFRSARSVILVFSVRESGKFQGFARLSSESHHGGSPIHWVLPAGMNAKMLGGVFKIDWICRRELPFTKTAHLSNPWNEHKPVKIGRDGQEIELECGTQLCLLFPPDESIDLYQVIHKMRHKRRINSQPRSRGRPARREPGRDVGRRRPEEFDMQSRKRPRIDYPPEFPQRPGFMKDPRNQHVDRRFTGVRRDVFLNGSYNDYMREFHHSIGPPPPWQGMPPYPGMEQPPHHPYYQHHPPPPQPHPPYSGHHPVPHDTRYRDKRVHDYDMRVDDFLRRTQAVVSGRRSRPRERDRERERDRPRDTRRDRERDRGRERDRERERIRDREKERGRYRR, from the exons ATGGCGGTCGACAGAAGGGACGAGAAAG ATGGTGAACTTAATGTGTTGGATGACATCCTGACTGAGGCACCTGATCAAGATGATGAGCTGTACAACCCTGAGAGTGAACATGACATTAATGAGAAAAAAG GATCAAAGAGGAAAAATGATCGAGGCGACCATAACGACAGCAAAAGGCCAAGATCTTCAGGCCATTATACCAGGCAAGCTGTCAAGAGAGCTGCAGGTTCCACcataagcagcagcagcaagaaaCCCATGAATGCCAGAGGCAGACATTCTTCAGACTACAAGAATGAGGAATATCACTATGATAGAAGTAAGGACTGTGCTGACAGAAAGAACCACTCTGTAAGAGGGAGCAGCTCCAGGGATGCTCAAAAACCTGTGAGCAGAAGAAAGGATTCAGACAGGAGGATTAAACCATTAATGGCAGAGGTACCACAG AAACTGCGTCGCACCAGTGTGGAAAGCGGGAGGGCAAGCCGCTCTTCCAAAGAGGGTGCAAACTCAGACGAGTACGGGTCTGACCAGGAGACAGGAAGCTCGGCATCCTCTGAGGGAAACAACTCTGAGGACGAGGGGATGGATGAGGAGGGAGTTGAGTGTGATAAAGTTGATGGggaggatgaagaggaggatgaagaggaggagggagaggaggaggatgaggatgaggagtaTGAGCAAGAGGAGGTAGATCAGCGGGAGAGGAATGAAGAAAATGACTACGACACTCGCAGTGAGGCCAGCGACTCTGAATCCGAGTCGGTGTCTTTCTCCGAGGGGGAATCTATTAGATCTGGATCAGGATCTGAAGCTTCAG GGTCAGAGAAGAAGCATGACAAACTTTCATCCTCTGTGCGAGCTGTTCGCAAAG atcCAACAAGTAAGCTGAAATATATACTTCGAGACGCAAGGTTTTTCCTTATTAAGAGTAATAACCACGAAAATGTCTCCCTGGCCAAAGCTAAG ggGGTGTGGTCCACACTTCCAGTAAACGAGAAGAAGCTAAATGCTGCATTTAGATCAGCCAGAAGTGTTATCTTGGTATTCTCTGTGAGAGAAAGTGGAAAGTTTCAGG GTTTTGCAAGGCTTTCATCGGAATCCCACCACGGAGGGTCACCAATACATTGGGTTTTACCAGCGGGAATGAATGCAAAAATGCTTGGGGGTGTGTTCAAAATTGACTGGATTTGCag ACGTGAGCTGCCCTTCACAAAAACTGCACACCTCTCAAATCCATGGAATGAACATAAGCCAGTGAAAATTGGACGTGATGGACAG gaaattGAATTGGAATGTGGAACTCAGCTTTGCCTACTGTTTCCTCCTGATGAAAGTATTGACTTGTATCAGGTGATTCATAAAATGCGCCACAAGAGGAGGATAAATTCTCAACCACGCTCGAGAGGACGCCCCGCCCGCCGAGAACCAGGTCGCGATGTGGGAAG GCGTCGACCAGAGGAATTTGACATGCAAAGCAGAAAAAGACCAAGGATTGACTATCCACCTGAATTTCCTCAGAGACCAG GTTTCATGAAAGACCCTCGAAATCAACATGTAGACAG ACGTTTTACAGGAGTGCGACGGGATGTGTTTCTAAATGGG TCTTACAATGATTATATGAGGGAATTTCATCACAGCATCGGGCCACCCCCTCCCTGGCAGGGAATG CCCCCCTATCCTGGAATGGAACAGCCACCACATCATCCTTATTACCAGCATCATCCACCACCACCTCAACCTCACCCACCATACTCCGGACATCACCCAGTGCCACATGACACCAGATACAGAGACAAACGTGTG CATGATTATGACATGAGAGTGGACGACTTCTTGCGGCGCACACAGGCAGTGGTGAGCGGGCGCAGGAGCCGTCCCCGGGAAAGGGACAGGGAACGTGAGCGCGACAGACCCAGGGACACACGCCGAGACAGAGAACGCGACAGGGGCCGGGAGAGAGACCGAGAGAGGGAGCGGATCAGGGACAGGGAGAAGGAAAGGGGAAGATACCGAAGATAA
- the LOC117411717 gene encoding YTH domain-containing protein 1-like isoform X3: protein MAVDRRDEKDGELNVLDDILTEAPDQDDELYNPESEHDINEKKGSKRKNDRGDHNDSKRPRSSGHYTRQAVKRAAGSTISSSSKKPMNARGRHSSDYKNEEYHYDRSKDCADRKNHSVRGSSSRDAQKPVSRRKDSDRRIKPLMAEVPQKLRRTSVESGRASRSSKEGANSDEYGSDQETGSSASSEGNNSEDEGMDEEGVECDKVDGEDEEEDEEEEGEEEDEDEEYEQEEVDQRERNEENDYDTRSEASDSESESVSFSEGESIRSGSGSEASGSEKKHDKLSSSVRAVRKDPTSKLKYILRDARFFLIKSNNHENVSLAKAKGVWSTLPVNEKKLNAAFRSARSVILVFSVRESGKFQGFARLSSESHHGGSPIHWVLPAGMNAKMLGGVFKIDWICRRELPFTKTAHLSNPWNEHKPVKIGRDGQEIELECGTQLCLLFPPDESIDLYQVIHKMRHKRRINSQPRSRGRPARREPGRDVGRRRPEEFDMQSRKRPRIDYPPEFPQRPGFMKDPRNQHVDRRFTGVRRDVFLNGALPSWPRQTSQEQHKSYNDYMREFHHSIGPPPPWQGMPPYPGMEQPPHHPYYQHHPPPPQPHPPYSGHHPVPHDTRYRDKRVHDYDMRVDDFLRRTQAVVSGRRSRPRERDRERERDRPRDTRRDRERDRGRERDRERERIRDREKERGRYRR from the exons ATGGCGGTCGACAGAAGGGACGAGAAAG ATGGTGAACTTAATGTGTTGGATGACATCCTGACTGAGGCACCTGATCAAGATGATGAGCTGTACAACCCTGAGAGTGAACATGACATTAATGAGAAAAAAG GATCAAAGAGGAAAAATGATCGAGGCGACCATAACGACAGCAAAAGGCCAAGATCTTCAGGCCATTATACCAGGCAAGCTGTCAAGAGAGCTGCAGGTTCCACcataagcagcagcagcaagaaaCCCATGAATGCCAGAGGCAGACATTCTTCAGACTACAAGAATGAGGAATATCACTATGATAGAAGTAAGGACTGTGCTGACAGAAAGAACCACTCTGTAAGAGGGAGCAGCTCCAGGGATGCTCAAAAACCTGTGAGCAGAAGAAAGGATTCAGACAGGAGGATTAAACCATTAATGGCAGAGGTACCACAG AAACTGCGTCGCACCAGTGTGGAAAGCGGGAGGGCAAGCCGCTCTTCCAAAGAGGGTGCAAACTCAGACGAGTACGGGTCTGACCAGGAGACAGGAAGCTCGGCATCCTCTGAGGGAAACAACTCTGAGGACGAGGGGATGGATGAGGAGGGAGTTGAGTGTGATAAAGTTGATGGggaggatgaagaggaggatgaagaggaggagggagaggaggaggatgaggatgaggagtaTGAGCAAGAGGAGGTAGATCAGCGGGAGAGGAATGAAGAAAATGACTACGACACTCGCAGTGAGGCCAGCGACTCTGAATCCGAGTCGGTGTCTTTCTCCGAGGGGGAATCTATTAGATCTGGATCAGGATCTGAAGCTTCAG GGTCAGAGAAGAAGCATGACAAACTTTCATCCTCTGTGCGAGCTGTTCGCAAAG atcCAACAAGTAAGCTGAAATATATACTTCGAGACGCAAGGTTTTTCCTTATTAAGAGTAATAACCACGAAAATGTCTCCCTGGCCAAAGCTAAG ggGGTGTGGTCCACACTTCCAGTAAACGAGAAGAAGCTAAATGCTGCATTTAGATCAGCCAGAAGTGTTATCTTGGTATTCTCTGTGAGAGAAAGTGGAAAGTTTCAGG GTTTTGCAAGGCTTTCATCGGAATCCCACCACGGAGGGTCACCAATACATTGGGTTTTACCAGCGGGAATGAATGCAAAAATGCTTGGGGGTGTGTTCAAAATTGACTGGATTTGCag ACGTGAGCTGCCCTTCACAAAAACTGCACACCTCTCAAATCCATGGAATGAACATAAGCCAGTGAAAATTGGACGTGATGGACAG gaaattGAATTGGAATGTGGAACTCAGCTTTGCCTACTGTTTCCTCCTGATGAAAGTATTGACTTGTATCAGGTGATTCATAAAATGCGCCACAAGAGGAGGATAAATTCTCAACCACGCTCGAGAGGACGCCCCGCCCGCCGAGAACCAGGTCGCGATGTGGGAAG GCGTCGACCAGAGGAATTTGACATGCAAAGCAGAAAAAGACCAAGGATTGACTATCCACCTGAATTTCCTCAGAGACCAG GTTTCATGAAAGACCCTCGAAATCAACATGTAGACAG ACGTTTTACAGGAGTGCGACGGGATGTGTTTCTAAATGGG GCACTCCCTAGCTGGCCACGTCAAACCTCCCAAGAGCAGCACAAG TCTTACAATGATTATATGAGGGAATTTCATCACAGCATCGGGCCACCCCCTCCCTGGCAGGGAATG CCCCCCTATCCTGGAATGGAACAGCCACCACATCATCCTTATTACCAGCATCATCCACCACCACCTCAACCTCACCCACCATACTCCGGACATCACCCAGTGCCACATGACACCAGATACAGAGACAAACGTGTG CATGATTATGACATGAGAGTGGACGACTTCTTGCGGCGCACACAGGCAGTGGTGAGCGGGCGCAGGAGCCGTCCCCGGGAAAGGGACAGGGAACGTGAGCGCGACAGACCCAGGGACACACGCCGAGACAGAGAACGCGACAGGGGCCGGGAGAGAGACCGAGAGAGGGAGCGGATCAGGGACAGGGAGAAGGAAAGGGGAAGATACCGAAGATAA
- the LOC117409414 gene encoding dnaJ homolog subfamily C member 25-like, whose protein sequence is MAASMEFVRSKTGPQLIILFFLVFFIPTATALIEGLYCGTEICYDVLGVSRESTKLEIARAYRQLARKYHPDRYRAGDPGLAGETAESAHQKFLLIATAYETLKDEESRKDYDYMLDHPEEYYSHYYHYYSRRLAPKVDVRIVILVTVCAISLFQYYSWWSSYTEAINYLTTVPKYRIQAAELARQQGLLNKTKEKGKNRRSKEEIREEEEEIIRDIIKTKIDIKGGYQKPNISDILLCKIVLAPYFLCTYIIWYCRWIYRFTIKGEEYGEEEKLYLICKNMKMSQAQFDSHEDHQVQTFLERQLWIKENYEVYKQEQEEEMKMKMASDPRWKRYRRWMKNDGPGRLTFIDD, encoded by the exons ATGGCTGCTTCCATGGAGTTCGTGAGGTCCAAGACTGGTCCACAGTTAATAATCTTATTCTTTCTGGTGTTCTTCATCCCCACAGCAACTGCCCTCATTGAGGGACTTTACTGCGGTACAGAGATTTGCTATGATGTGCTTGGGGTATCCCGGGAATCCACAAAGTTGGAGATTGCTCGGGCTTACAGACAGCTGGCAAGAAAGTATCACCCGGACAGGTACCGGGCCGGGGATCCAGGTCTGGCTGGAGAGACTGCAGAAAGTGCCCATCAGAAATTCCTGCTCATCGCCACTGCCTACGAGACGCTGAAG GATGAAGAGTCGCGGAAGGATTATGATTACATGCTGGATCACCCTGAAGAGTACTACAGCCACTACTACCATTACTACAGTAGGAGGCTGGCGCCCAAAGTGGACGTCAGGATAGTCATTCTCGTAACAGTGTGTGCCATCTCTCTTTTCCAG TATTACAGCTGGTGGAGTAGCTACACTGAAGCCATTAACTACCTAACCACTGTACCCAAGTACCGAATCCAGGCTGCAGAGCTCGCCAGGCAACAGGGGCTGCTCAACAAGACTAAGGAGAAGGGTAAAAACAGAAGGTCGAAGGAAGAGATccgagaagaggaggaggaaattATCAGAGACATCATTAAAACCAAGATTGACATCAAAGGAGGCTATCAGAAGCCTAACATATCAGACATACTGCTGTGTAAGATCGTGCTAGCGCCCTACTTCCTGTGCACGTACATCATCTGGTACTGTCGGTGGATATACCGCTTCACCATCAAAGGGGAGGAGTATGGGGAGGAGGAGAAACTCTACCTTATTTGCAAGAACATGAAGATGTCCCAGGCTCAATTTGACAGCCACGAGGACCATCAGGTGCAAACTTTCTTGGAACGACAACTTTGGATCAAAGAAAACTATGAG GTATACAAGCAAGAGCAAGAGGAAGAGATGAAAATGAAGATGGCGTCAGACCCTCGGTGGAAAAGATACAGACGGTGGATGAAAAATGATGGGCCTGGAAGGTTAACGTTCATTGATGACTGA
- the LOC117411720 gene encoding guanine nucleotide-binding protein G(I)/G(S)/G(O) subunit gamma-10, with the protein MSSNSNLTTMRRLVEQLKLEASVERIKVSQAAAELQQYCLQNACKDALLVGVPAGSNPFREPRSCALL; encoded by the exons atgtCTTCAAATTCCAACTTGACTACTATGCGAAGACTGGTGGAACAGTTAAAGTTGGAAGCAAGTGTCGAGAGGATCAAG GTGTCCCAGGCTGCTGCAGAGCTCCAGCAGTATTGCCTCCAGAATGCCTGTAAAGACGCCCTGCTGGTTGGAGTCCCAGCTGGAAGCAACCCCTTCAGGGAGCCCCGGTCCTGCGCTCTGCTGTAA